A genomic region of Runella rosea contains the following coding sequences:
- a CDS encoding cupin domain-containing protein, with translation MERRNFVKSAVLLPSLGMEINPKARPQKGIKVAKNEARFQKRVKIGAVTLDCKVSGKDTDGDLYIFESSNNLKNDGPPLHSHPDLDETFYILEGEMKFKVGDEILYLKSGDNVLIPRNVPHCFTSNTTQPAKMLVIVQSATTMEAFFEELSKVEKITPEIGAKIYQKHNMVLLGSPLMAD, from the coding sequence ATGGAACGCAGAAATTTTGTCAAAAGCGCAGTGCTTTTACCTTCTCTCGGAATGGAAATCAATCCAAAAGCACGTCCTCAAAAAGGCATTAAAGTAGCCAAAAATGAAGCCCGCTTTCAGAAAAGGGTAAAGATTGGAGCCGTAACGTTAGACTGCAAAGTTTCGGGAAAAGACACCGACGGCGATTTGTACATTTTTGAAAGTAGCAACAATCTCAAAAACGACGGGCCGCCCCTGCACTCACATCCGGATTTAGACGAAACTTTCTACATCCTGGAAGGCGAAATGAAGTTCAAAGTCGGCGATGAGATACTGTATTTGAAAAGCGGCGATAACGTATTAATTCCACGAAATGTACCGCATTGTTTTACTTCTAACACCACTCAACCTGCGAAGATGTTGGTGATTGTGCAGTCGGCTACCACGATGGAAGCATTTTTTGAAGAACTGAGTAAAGTCGAAAAAATTACCCCCGAAATTGGCGCTAAGATTTACCAAAAACATAATATGGTACTTTTAGGCTCGCCCCTGATGGCCGATTGA
- a CDS encoding helix-turn-helix domain-containing protein — protein MIYQYIQPASHLQSYVKRYLLLHFKVSKNGPALIKSYAPCPEQCLTFNPHATLTSVNQQTGQIIHRTSNYLSGQQVSRLNLHLSNDYLMLKVIFLPGAMYQLFGIPLVQFTDQYLDTETVIGNEIKEINEQMANAGSYQAIIQIAERYLWQKIKTKKAHENAVNKIGQLLIDNPTHFSLDWLANQACWSPRQLERQFMERMGVSPKFLARISRFDKAFSLKQINPSLDWLSIALQTGYNDYQHLVKDFKQFAGVTPNVMMVAEKNSPERVLGIVTDRVSTR, from the coding sequence ATGATTTATCAGTACATTCAGCCTGCCTCGCATTTACAATCGTATGTAAAACGATATTTACTGTTGCATTTTAAGGTTAGTAAGAATGGACCGGCTTTGATAAAATCGTATGCTCCCTGCCCCGAGCAATGCCTCACGTTCAATCCTCATGCCACGCTTACCAGTGTCAATCAGCAAACGGGACAGATCATTCATCGGACTTCCAACTACTTGTCGGGGCAGCAGGTTTCGCGTTTAAACCTGCACTTGTCAAACGATTATTTAATGCTCAAAGTCATTTTTTTGCCCGGAGCAATGTATCAACTTTTTGGGATTCCGTTGGTGCAATTCACCGATCAATATTTGGATACGGAAACGGTAATTGGGAATGAAATAAAGGAGATAAATGAACAAATGGCCAACGCCGGTTCCTATCAAGCCATTATTCAAATAGCAGAGCGCTATCTCTGGCAAAAAATCAAAACCAAGAAAGCTCATGAAAACGCTGTGAATAAAATCGGACAACTTTTAATTGATAATCCAACTCATTTTTCGCTGGATTGGCTGGCGAACCAAGCGTGCTGGAGTCCAAGGCAATTGGAGCGGCAATTCATGGAGAGAATGGGCGTCAGTCCTAAATTTTTGGCGCGTATCAGTCGTTTTGACAAGGCATTTTCGCTCAAACAAATCAATCCATCCCTTGATTGGCTAAGTATTGCGCTCCAAACGGGTTACAACGATTACCAACATTTGGTCAAAGATTTTAAACAGTTTGCGGGTGTCACGCCCAATGTAATGATGGTGGCGGAGAAAAATTCCCCTGAGCGTGTGTTGGGTATCGTCACCGACCGCGTCTCTACCCGATAA
- a CDS encoding helix-turn-helix domain-containing protein, giving the protein MICQRIPPAPPIRQYIKEYLVLHMKFGKDIPAPTKAYPVNPEEGMTFVIRGIKTAETVETGECKVRPRTSIFGMPATRQNLHLPSEYMMVHVRFHPGAIHKLLRIPMYELLHQYVEAQAILGREIDDVEDQLVNATTYDELPRILDRYFTKKVARVKFGFEPMDRIGSLILANPQGFSLSKTANDACLSFRQFEKRFERQVGVTPKYFARICRFYQAYELKDTRQDLDWLSIAVNTGYTDYQHLVKDFKRFAGVTPNRLIQESNLNPERRLQLNPEFVGL; this is encoded by the coding sequence ATGATTTGTCAACGCATTCCTCCTGCTCCACCTATTAGACAGTATATTAAGGAGTATTTGGTGTTGCACATGAAATTTGGGAAGGACATTCCTGCGCCTACCAAGGCGTATCCTGTTAATCCCGAAGAAGGGATGACGTTTGTCATAAGAGGCATCAAAACCGCCGAAACTGTAGAAACAGGCGAATGTAAGGTACGTCCGCGAACGTCTATTTTTGGAATGCCTGCTACCCGTCAAAATCTGCATTTGCCTTCCGAATACATGATGGTACACGTTCGGTTTCACCCTGGAGCCATTCATAAACTACTGCGTATACCTATGTACGAACTGTTGCATCAATACGTAGAAGCGCAGGCGATTTTGGGGCGAGAAATTGACGATGTTGAAGACCAATTAGTTAATGCAACTACTTATGATGAACTCCCTCGCATTCTTGATCGCTATTTTACCAAGAAAGTGGCCCGAGTCAAGTTTGGATTTGAGCCGATGGATCGCATCGGGAGCCTCATTTTGGCCAATCCGCAGGGATTTAGCCTCTCTAAAACGGCCAATGATGCCTGTTTGAGCTTTCGGCAATTTGAAAAACGCTTTGAGCGGCAAGTAGGTGTAACACCGAAGTATTTCGCCCGCATTTGTCGGTTTTATCAGGCGTATGAATTAAAAGATACCCGGCAAGACTTAGATTGGCTAAGTATTGCCGTGAATACAGGTTATACCGATTACCAGCATTTGGTCAAAGATTTCAAACGTTTTGCAGGAGTCACGCCCAATAGGTTGATTCAGGAAAGCAATCTTAATCCCGAACGCCGCCTTCAACTCAATCCTGAATTTGTGGGGTTATAA
- the rlmF gene encoding 23S rRNA (adenine(1618)-N(6))-methyltransferase RlmF — protein sequence MTSISESTSTEKQSLHPRNPHRFRYDFPALIKSCPALAPFVLRNKYQDESVDFANPEAVKMLNKAILIHFYGIQHWDIPANYLRPPIPGRADYIHYLADLLGSVNDNVIPIGKEITGLDIGVGANCVYPIIGHQSYGWSFVGSDIDPKAIQNAKRIVTANPVLTPFIECRLQTTPTAIFKGVVQANEKFDFTMCNPPFHASLAEATAGTQRKWQNLGRTSASQKETLNFGGQNAELWCEGGEKAFVTKMIEQSAQIANQCFWFTSLVSKKTTLPFLYKALKKVKAFEIQTIEMAQGQKVSRMIGWTFLGTHQQKVWRQERWQ from the coding sequence ATGACGTCTATATCAGAATCAACTTCTACCGAAAAACAAAGCCTTCATCCCCGAAATCCCCACCGTTTCCGATACGATTTCCCTGCACTTATTAAAAGTTGCCCCGCATTAGCGCCTTTTGTTTTGCGCAATAAATACCAAGATGAATCGGTCGATTTTGCCAATCCTGAGGCGGTCAAAATGCTCAACAAGGCCATTCTAATTCATTTTTACGGCATACAGCATTGGGATATTCCCGCCAATTATCTTCGACCTCCCATTCCTGGCCGGGCCGATTATATTCATTATTTGGCCGATTTATTGGGTTCGGTCAATGATAACGTTATCCCAATCGGTAAGGAAATTACGGGGCTTGACATCGGCGTGGGGGCCAATTGTGTCTATCCCATCATTGGACACCAAAGTTACGGTTGGAGTTTTGTGGGGTCAGATATTGACCCCAAAGCGATTCAGAATGCCAAACGAATTGTGACGGCCAACCCCGTGCTTACCCCCTTCATCGAATGTCGTTTGCAAACAACTCCCACTGCCATTTTCAAGGGAGTTGTACAAGCCAATGAAAAATTTGATTTCACGATGTGTAACCCTCCTTTTCATGCTTCATTGGCTGAAGCCACTGCAGGAACACAGCGCAAATGGCAAAACTTGGGACGGACGAGTGCTTCCCAAAAAGAAACCTTGAATTTTGGCGGACAAAACGCCGAATTATGGTGTGAAGGTGGCGAAAAAGCGTTTGTAACCAAAATGATTGAGCAAAGTGCCCAAATCGCCAACCAATGTTTTTGGTTTACTTCATTGGTTTCTAAAAAAACGACATTGCCATTTTTATACAAGGCCCTAAAAAAAGTAAAAGCCTTTGAAATACAGACCATTGAAATGGCTCAAGGACAAAAAGTCAGTCGTATGATAGGATGGACTTTCCTCGGAACCCATCAACAGAAAGTGTGGCGGCAGGAACGTTGGCAGTAA
- a CDS encoding PDZ domain-containing protein, whose amino-acid sequence MPLSTTFTCFVRLFLAAFLMQSATAQVTFYVAPNGSDANNGILQKPFKTLSKALLSAQRAKGQKVTIQLRKGTHYLAKTLTMNAFEATFASLVITGYKNEPVFISGGQPLQLAWKPYQNGIYQAVVPPNILFEQLFINGQQQPLARYPNYDTSARVFHGTAADAISPERVNTWKNPTDGYVHALHSGEWGGFHYLITGKDEKGELKLEGGWQNNRPAPMHKQYRFVENIREELDAPGEWFFDKTSRILYFYPPQNVNLGTALVEVSMLKNLIELKGTTNKPIRNVQLRNLHFVHTERSFMETKEPLVRSDWTFYRGGAVLFDGTENCKITDCTFTDLGGNAIVVSNYNKHTAISGCYIHHIGASAVAFIGDPKAARSPSFRYELSIPYEKLDKTPGPQTNNFPQECTVTNNLIHDMGQLEKQATGVQIELSASITVSHNSIYNTPRAGINIGDGAWGGHILEYNDVFNTVLETGDHGAFNSWGRDRFWYANRSYMDSIVAAHPELILLDAQKQTIIRHNRFRCDHGWDIDLDDGSSNYHIYNNVCLNGGLKLREGFYRKVENNIMVNNSFHPHVWFKNSGDEFRHNIVMKKYFPIQVKDWGMNIDQNLFPDSASLALARNNNTDAKSTAGNPAFINASAGDYRVNASSPALLIGFKNFSMTDFGVQKPELRKLALQPIIPALINAQLLDGKTSIISFLGGTLKNIEGLGDRSAYGLPDETGILITSVGQKSLLTQSGLLEKDVIRTADGKAVKNIHAFLDIYQEVNWHGKINLEIIRNQQLLKLVLLLK is encoded by the coding sequence ATGCCCTTATCCACAACATTTACCTGCTTCGTTCGCCTCTTTTTGGCGGCATTCTTGATGCAATCAGCAACTGCCCAAGTCACTTTTTATGTGGCTCCTAACGGCAGCGATGCTAACAACGGTATATTACAAAAACCGTTCAAAACACTCTCCAAAGCGCTCTTGTCGGCCCAACGAGCCAAGGGACAGAAAGTAACTATTCAATTGAGAAAAGGTACGCACTATTTAGCTAAAACACTGACGATGAACGCCTTTGAGGCGACGTTTGCATCGCTGGTGATCACAGGTTATAAAAATGAACCCGTTTTTATCAGCGGTGGGCAACCCTTACAGCTTGCGTGGAAGCCTTACCAAAACGGCATTTATCAGGCGGTTGTACCGCCCAATATTCTATTTGAACAACTTTTTATCAACGGTCAGCAACAGCCCTTGGCCCGTTATCCTAACTATGATACTAGCGCGCGGGTTTTTCACGGGACTGCCGCCGATGCGATTTCACCCGAGCGCGTCAACACTTGGAAAAATCCGACTGACGGATACGTTCATGCCCTGCATTCGGGCGAATGGGGCGGGTTTCACTATCTCATTACGGGAAAAGACGAAAAAGGAGAATTAAAACTAGAGGGAGGTTGGCAAAACAACCGCCCCGCTCCAATGCATAAACAGTACCGTTTCGTCGAAAATATCAGGGAAGAACTGGATGCACCCGGAGAATGGTTTTTTGACAAAACAAGTCGTATTCTCTATTTCTACCCACCCCAAAACGTCAATCTTGGAACCGCTTTGGTGGAGGTATCCATGCTCAAAAATCTCATTGAACTAAAGGGAACGACCAACAAGCCTATCCGTAATGTGCAGCTCAGAAACCTACACTTCGTCCATACCGAGCGCAGTTTTATGGAAACCAAAGAACCGCTGGTACGCAGCGACTGGACTTTTTACCGCGGCGGCGCTGTACTTTTTGACGGCACCGAAAACTGTAAAATCACTGATTGTACATTCACTGACTTGGGCGGAAATGCCATTGTAGTAAGCAATTACAACAAACACACCGCCATCAGCGGTTGTTACATTCACCACATCGGCGCGAGTGCGGTGGCGTTTATCGGCGACCCAAAAGCGGCACGTTCGCCTTCGTTTCGGTACGAACTTTCGATTCCTTACGAAAAATTGGACAAAACGCCCGGACCCCAAACCAACAATTTTCCGCAGGAATGTACGGTCACGAATAACCTGATTCATGACATGGGTCAACTTGAAAAACAGGCCACGGGAGTCCAAATTGAACTATCAGCCTCCATTACGGTCAGCCATAACAGCATTTATAACACCCCACGTGCGGGTATCAACATCGGCGACGGAGCCTGGGGTGGGCATATTTTGGAATACAACGACGTATTTAACACGGTCTTGGAAACGGGCGACCACGGCGCTTTCAATTCTTGGGGGCGTGACCGATTCTGGTACGCCAACCGCAGCTACATGGACAGCATTGTGGCGGCGCACCCCGAACTAATTTTGTTAGACGCTCAAAAACAGACCATTATCCGCCACAACCGTTTTCGTTGCGACCACGGCTGGGACATTGATTTGGACGATGGTTCCTCGAATTATCATATTTACAATAACGTTTGTCTCAACGGAGGGCTCAAACTTCGGGAGGGTTTTTACCGCAAAGTAGAAAACAATATTATGGTCAATAACTCCTTTCATCCGCACGTGTGGTTCAAAAACAGCGGCGATGAGTTCAGGCACAACATTGTCATGAAAAAATATTTCCCCATTCAGGTGAAGGACTGGGGCATGAACATTGACCAAAATTTATTCCCAGATTCGGCCTCGCTGGCATTGGCCCGTAACAACAACACGGATGCGAAAAGTACGGCAGGCAATCCCGCATTTATCAATGCTTCGGCGGGGGATTATCGGGTAAACGCCTCCTCTCCTGCCTTGCTCATTGGCTTTAAAAATTTTTCTATGACTGACTTTGGGGTACAAAAACCTGAGTTAAGAAAACTTGCTTTACAACCAATCATTCCAGCACTTATCAATGCGCAATTGCTTGACGGTAAAACCTCAATTATCTCATTCTTAGGAGGAACACTCAAAAACATTGAAGGATTGGGGGACCGCTCAGCCTACGGATTGCCCGACGAAACGGGCATTCTCATAACCTCGGTTGGGCAAAAAAGTCTTTTGACCCAGTCTGGTTTATTAGAAAAAGACGTAATAAGAACGGCTGATGGTAAAGCCGTAAAAAATATTCACGCATTTTTGGATATATATCAAGAAGTCAATTGGCACGGCAAAATAAACCTCGAAATCATTCGTAATCAGCAGCTTCTAAAGTTGGTGTTGCTTCTAAAATAA
- a CDS encoding cupin domain-containing protein translates to MQRRKFLSLSTAAASTAAVSVLSANAASKIIDKNGFIVKAGEARSGVHTPFQGVNPNDVKISGKDTDGQLAVFEYIGTQKIGPGLHVHFHQDEIFYVVEGEYRFQLGNEKSILKAGDTIFLPRNIPHTWIQLSDRGKLIYTLQPAGQLEAFFVKLNTLKGVPTQAEFDKIFLDHGMKNVGPPLSLE, encoded by the coding sequence ATGCAACGCAGAAAATTTTTATCCTTATCCACTGCCGCAGCTAGTACTGCGGCAGTAAGTGTATTAAGCGCAAACGCAGCCTCAAAAATCATCGACAAAAATGGTTTTATCGTCAAAGCAGGTGAAGCTCGCTCGGGTGTGCATACGCCTTTTCAGGGGGTAAATCCAAACGATGTGAAAATTTCGGGCAAAGACACCGATGGTCAACTGGCTGTTTTTGAGTATATTGGTACGCAGAAAATAGGCCCGGGCCTGCACGTGCATTTTCACCAAGACGAAATATTTTACGTTGTTGAGGGGGAGTACCGATTTCAATTAGGAAATGAAAAATCTATCTTGAAAGCGGGCGATACGATTTTTCTTCCAAGAAACATTCCTCATACATGGATTCAGCTTTCGGACAGGGGCAAACTCATTTATACCTTGCAGCCTGCGGGTCAATTAGAAGCGTTTTTTGTAAAATTGAATACGTTAAAAGGAGTACCTACACAGGCTGAATTTGATAAAATCTTCTTGGATCATGGTATGAAGAATGTAGGTCCACCATTAAGCTTAGAATAA
- a CDS encoding helix-turn-helix domain-containing protein: protein MILRDVIPSPALREYVRKHQIIRFVFGTGVVPPSKVYSPRPEHCLVFCLREQQNIGYEGLAPQAYPKCTLSGQHTTVTTRYVACDFWVLQIVLQPSAVFRLTGIPSYELTNTFIDAEAIWGKDIRTAHEQMCNSEDIEEVIIIAESFLEKIIRQSKRNLHSVDKVGSLILNQYQSISIDRLADQICLSPRQFHRKFTERMGIGPKLFDKVVRFEKAFRMKNAYPHLDWLSIAIACGYYDHQHLAKDYKDFTHLSPGDFYKVDTQAPERNFGLRET, encoded by the coding sequence ATGATTCTCCGAGATGTTATTCCCAGTCCAGCACTACGTGAGTACGTCAGAAAGCACCAAATCATCCGTTTTGTGTTTGGGACAGGGGTGGTTCCCCCCAGTAAAGTTTACTCGCCCCGTCCCGAACACTGCCTTGTTTTTTGTCTCAGAGAGCAGCAAAATATTGGTTACGAAGGTCTTGCACCTCAAGCCTACCCCAAATGTACTCTTAGTGGGCAACATACTACCGTTACTACTCGGTACGTCGCTTGTGATTTTTGGGTGTTGCAAATTGTTTTACAACCGAGTGCCGTGTTTCGTCTAACGGGCATACCATCGTATGAACTCACCAATACGTTTATTGATGCCGAGGCCATTTGGGGTAAAGACATTCGAACCGCTCACGAGCAAATGTGCAATTCGGAAGATATTGAGGAGGTGATTATAATTGCAGAATCATTTCTGGAAAAGATTATACGTCAATCCAAACGGAATTTACACAGCGTGGATAAGGTAGGCTCGCTTATTTTAAACCAATATCAATCTATTTCGATAGACCGACTTGCTGACCAGATATGTTTAAGTCCACGGCAATTTCATCGAAAATTCACTGAACGAATGGGCATTGGGCCTAAATTGTTTGACAAAGTTGTTCGATTTGAAAAAGCATTTCGTATGAAAAATGCGTATCCTCATTTAGATTGGCTAAGTATTGCAATCGCTTGCGGTTACTACGATCACCAGCATCTGGCCAAAGACTATAAAGATTTTACCCATCTCAGCCCTGGTGATTTTTACAAAGTAGACACCCAAGCACCTGAACGAAACTTTGGGTTGAGAGAAACGTAA
- a CDS encoding cupin domain-containing protein encodes MKRRNFLTVAATGVATQSLLAQKTVTTNTPPFVVKAGDARFGVHTPYKGVNPNDLKISGKDTNGQLAVFEYIGNDKVGPSLHVHHEQDEIFSIIEGEFLFQVGDKQFTAKAGDTVFAPRKVPHTWIQLSEKSKIIYYVQPAGKMEEFFLTMNELKAPPTKEQAEEIHKTHGMTVLGSGLTIK; translated from the coding sequence ATGAAACGCAGAAACTTCTTGACCGTTGCCGCTACTGGCGTAGCCACTCAATCTCTTTTGGCCCAGAAAACGGTCACCACTAACACACCTCCGTTTGTGGTCAAAGCTGGCGACGCCCGGTTTGGTGTTCATACACCTTACAAAGGAGTTAACCCAAATGACCTTAAAATTTCGGGCAAAGATACCAATGGTCAATTGGCTGTTTTTGAGTATATTGGCAACGATAAAGTGGGTCCTTCTTTGCACGTACATCACGAACAAGACGAGATTTTTTCCATTATTGAAGGGGAGTTTTTGTTTCAGGTAGGAGATAAGCAGTTCACGGCGAAGGCAGGAGATACCGTTTTTGCCCCGCGAAAGGTTCCTCATACGTGGATACAGCTCTCTGAAAAAAGCAAAATCATTTATTACGTCCAGCCTGCTGGTAAAATGGAGGAGTTTTTTCTGACAATGAATGAGTTGAAAGCGCCGCCTACGAAAGAGCAAGCGGAAGAAATTCATAAGACCCACGGAATGACCGTGTTAGGTTCAGGATTAACGATAAAATAA
- a CDS encoding helix-turn-helix domain-containing protein — MVAIYDYRLPSPALREYVRQFQIVGCEFPRSMTVLPVKSYWPRAENCLSFFPKDPEKVEYGFDGKLVASTRSRLYGQHSIVTNRHVGRDFMVFQVQFQPGALFRLTGIPSNELTNTFLDAEQVFSTEIRLVNERLSYANHYTEMIKIVESFLLHLIKKAKKVEQPIDKVSRYILQNPSTASLDWLADQACLCQRQFYRQFVQREGVSPKLYARIARFENAMKLKNAQPSKDWLSVAIDLGYYDYQHLVRDFKEFTNLTPNAFFLQDGQSPERAFGVVET; from the coding sequence ATGGTAGCCATCTACGATTATCGACTTCCAAGCCCTGCCTTGCGTGAATACGTGAGGCAGTTTCAGATTGTAGGCTGTGAATTTCCGCGTTCGATGACTGTTTTACCCGTAAAATCGTATTGGCCTCGTGCCGAAAATTGCTTGTCTTTTTTTCCGAAAGACCCCGAAAAAGTGGAATATGGATTTGATGGCAAATTGGTGGCAAGTACCCGGTCGCGCTTGTATGGGCAACATTCTATCGTTACAAACCGCCACGTAGGGCGGGATTTTATGGTGTTTCAAGTGCAATTCCAGCCCGGGGCTTTGTTTCGTCTTACGGGCATTCCTTCCAATGAATTGACAAACACGTTTTTGGATGCAGAGCAGGTGTTTTCTACCGAAATACGCTTAGTCAATGAGCGATTGAGCTATGCCAATCATTACACCGAAATGATTAAAATTGTAGAAAGTTTTTTGTTGCATTTGATTAAAAAAGCAAAAAAAGTGGAACAACCGATTGATAAAGTAAGCCGTTATATTTTACAAAACCCTTCGACTGCTTCTTTGGACTGGCTTGCCGATCAAGCTTGCTTGTGTCAGCGGCAGTTTTATCGTCAATTTGTTCAGAGAGAGGGCGTTAGTCCGAAATTGTATGCTAGAATTGCCCGATTTGAAAATGCCATGAAACTAAAAAATGCCCAACCTTCCAAGGATTGGTTGAGTGTTGCCATTGACTTAGGGTATTATGACTACCAACATTTAGTACGGGATTTTAAAGAGTTTACCAATTTAACACCTAACGCCTTTTTTCTACAGGACGGTCAATCACCCGAACGAGCCTTTGGTGTTGTGGAGACGTAG
- a CDS encoding bestrophin family protein has translation MYIKRHLNFVIIYFYTWRMILASLITGSLAIFVYQYLGWKWVAIPWLPMSLIGTATAFYVGFKNNQAYGRNWEARIIWGAITNSSRAFGATLRAYVNNDFTEHPVPQTKINQEIRTLIYRHIGWLHVLKNAMAQRTAWEHEDIASKRQRKALAKEQESIEEHLARCLSPEEIEWLKTKKNGATQLLDRQSQHLVRLRREGMIDHFRHIELQKFITDFYTEQGRSERIKNTPFPRQYATTSLIYIFIFIVLLPFGMIGEFVKLGESLLWLLIPFNLVVTWVFMLMEYTGDVSENPFEGLLNDIPLRSIVRTIEIDLRDMLGEDNLPEKIQPEFGILL, from the coding sequence ATGTACATAAAGCGCCATCTTAATTTCGTCATTATCTATTTCTACACTTGGAGAATGATTTTGGCTTCGTTAATTACGGGAAGTTTGGCCATTTTCGTTTACCAATACCTCGGTTGGAAGTGGGTCGCGATTCCGTGGCTACCTATGTCATTGATCGGTACGGCCACTGCTTTTTATGTAGGTTTCAAAAACAATCAAGCCTACGGCCGCAACTGGGAAGCGCGCATCATTTGGGGCGCAATTACCAATTCCAGTCGTGCGTTTGGAGCTACGCTCAGGGCCTATGTTAACAACGATTTTACGGAGCATCCTGTACCACAAACCAAGATAAACCAGGAAATACGCACGCTTATTTATCGTCATATCGGCTGGCTCCATGTGCTCAAAAACGCAATGGCCCAACGTACCGCGTGGGAACATGAAGACATTGCCAGCAAAAGACAACGCAAAGCATTGGCCAAAGAACAAGAATCTATTGAAGAACACTTAGCCCGCTGTCTGTCACCCGAAGAAATTGAGTGGCTGAAAACCAAGAAAAACGGTGCAACACAACTATTGGACAGGCAATCCCAGCATTTAGTCAGGTTGCGGCGCGAGGGTATGATAGACCATTTTCGTCATATAGAATTACAAAAATTCATTACTGATTTCTACACCGAGCAAGGCCGATCGGAACGCATCAAAAACACGCCTTTTCCGCGCCAATACGCCACTACGAGTTTGATTTACATCTTTATCTTTATTGTTTTGCTGCCTTTTGGGATGATTGGAGAGTTTGTTAAACTCGGTGAAAGCCTCTTATGGCTTCTGATTCCGTTCAACTTGGTAGTTACGTGGGTGTTTATGCTGATGGAATACACGGGCGACGTGAGTGAAAATCCTTTTGAAGGCTTACTCAACGACATTCCGCTGCGCAGCATCGTTCGTACGATTGAAATTGACCTGCGTGATATGCTGGGCGAAGATAATTTACCCGAAAAAATACAACCTGAATTTGGGATTTTATTGTAA
- a CDS encoding Gfo/Idh/MocA family protein, whose protein sequence is MNTSRRDVLKLAGAALASTAFPSIIVPNRAFAGINSDTLKVGLIGCGGRGSGAAMQALKADPNVVLHALGDIFPERFDTCLEGLRKVHGDKVKVDNERKFVGFDAYQKVIDSGVDVVLLATPPFFRPLHLEAAINAGKHIFCEKPVAVDAPGIRKVMELAKVAKEKNLSLVSGFCWRFHEPKRAVFGKINDGSIGEVMSIYNTYYTGGAWNFPRQTGWSDMEFQLRNWMYYTWLAGDHIVEQAVHSIDMMSWAMGDVLPVSAVGTGGRQVRVDPLFGHIFDHFAITYDYPNGAKGFHFSRQQENTERSYLVETFGTKGRAMANCSRPTHKIEGQNPWEYSGVQNDMYQTEHNELFASIRNSKPINNGEWMANSTMIAIMGRMAAYTGKKITWEDAMKSTEKLGPDSVNFETPIPKIEVARPGFTPFI, encoded by the coding sequence ATGAACACCTCACGTCGCGATGTGTTAAAACTAGCAGGAGCGGCCCTTGCAAGTACTGCATTTCCATCCATTATTGTTCCAAATCGTGCTTTTGCGGGCATCAACAGTGACACCCTCAAAGTGGGTCTTATCGGTTGCGGCGGCCGTGGCTCTGGCGCAGCGATGCAAGCCCTCAAAGCGGATCCCAACGTAGTTTTACACGCCCTCGGCGATATTTTTCCCGAACGCTTCGATACGTGTTTGGAAGGATTGCGCAAAGTACACGGAGATAAAGTAAAGGTGGACAATGAGCGCAAATTCGTGGGGTTTGATGCCTACCAAAAAGTGATTGATTCGGGCGTTGACGTTGTTTTATTGGCAACACCTCCGTTCTTCCGTCCGTTGCATCTTGAAGCGGCCATCAACGCGGGTAAACATATTTTTTGTGAAAAACCAGTAGCCGTCGATGCGCCCGGTATTCGTAAGGTCATGGAATTGGCAAAGGTTGCAAAAGAGAAAAACCTTTCGCTTGTGTCGGGCTTTTGCTGGCGCTTCCACGAACCAAAACGTGCCGTATTCGGCAAAATCAACGATGGTTCGATTGGCGAAGTAATGAGCATTTACAATACCTATTATACGGGCGGTGCCTGGAATTTTCCGCGTCAGACTGGTTGGTCAGATATGGAGTTTCAGTTGCGTAACTGGATGTATTATACATGGTTGGCGGGTGACCACATCGTAGAGCAGGCCGTTCACAGCATCGACATGATGTCGTGGGCCATGGGTGATGTTTTGCCCGTGAGCGCCGTCGGAACGGGTGGCCGTCAGGTGCGGGTTGACCCGCTGTTCGGTCATATTTTTGATCACTTTGCCATTACTTACGATTATCCCAACGGGGCCAAAGGCTTCCACTTCTCGCGTCAGCAGGAAAATACCGAGCGCAGCTACTTGGTTGAGACCTTCGGAACCAAAGGCCGGGCGATGGCCAATTGCTCGCGTCCAACGCACAAAATTGAAGGACAAAATCCGTGGGAATATTCGGGCGTACAGAATGATATGTACCAAACCGAGCACAACGAATTGTTTGCTTCTATCCGTAACAGCAAGCCAATTAACAACGGTGAGTGGATGGCCAACAGCACCATGATTGCCATCATGGGCCGGATGGCGGCGTATACTGGTAAGAAAATTACCTGGGAAGATGCCATGAAATCAACCGAGAAGCTTGGTCCTGATTCGGTTAATTTCGAGACACCTATTCCAAAAATTGAAGTGGCTCGCCCTGGATTTACGCCTTTCATTTAA